From one Spirochaetaceae bacterium genomic stretch:
- a CDS encoding ankyrin repeat domain-containing protein codes for QADELPPETETHFTETPEIEETIGLIDAIHEDIAAIQDDPVVFDGVLNETTEDNIDYDLPLAEPTHEEIESITADNLDIIEEVLSEDTESITEDNLAVTEEVPNEALDSSDENNEEIADEVLSEATTDTYLTAESEFTGETEAEPELIVTEQTEPELPQGEDLFAVIQNSLAKTSEILDNPPEEPLTNRPAAELALNTETEAAALPLSKDFSQKIMEQVSPEDLAKLQAALAKTDVNAKDSFGITPLGLAVSYGQLHTVAVLLTNGANIKATNNYGATAIHATTKLAAGPNKEDILTLLLEHGADINAKDNYGQTALHIEARFGQLPALEYLLKHGAAINQLDNKGAAALNYAVLRGDTSLVYSLLMAGAKSNIIDGYGRPLEDWVSPTDKIMLKLIRNFKLVQSIAKGSALEDIDDLLHKGADVNSFSFEGTPALHLAITHQDSSILVKLLLESGAQINLTDNLGHTALHLASLHNKIELIDLLLSYGIKINGRNNNGFTALELAEQNNFSELAALLQQRGAHGQLSKGTLANNEVKKETTKNKDGYEESPLHRLIKKQAAAQPKND; via the coding sequence CTACCGAAGATAATATAGATTATGACTTACCACTAGCTGAGCCAACCCACGAAGAAATTGAGAGTATCACAGCTGATAACTTGGATATAATTGAAGAAGTACTCAGCGAAGATACGGAGAGTATCACAGAGGATAACTTAGCTGTAACAGAAGAAGTACCTAACGAAGCTCTTGATAGTAGCGACGAAAATAATGAAGAGATAGCCGATGAGGTATTAAGTGAAGCGACTACCGATACCTACCTAACGGCCGAATCCGAATTTACCGGCGAAACTGAAGCGGAGCCCGAACTTATTGTTACCGAGCAAACCGAACCGGAGCTGCCTCAAGGCGAAGATTTATTTGCCGTTATCCAAAATAGCTTAGCTAAAACCAGCGAAATTTTAGATAATCCCCCCGAAGAGCCGCTGACAAACCGGCCGGCCGCCGAATTAGCTTTAAACACCGAGACAGAGGCCGCTGCTTTACCGCTCAGCAAAGATTTTAGCCAAAAAATAATGGAGCAAGTTAGCCCCGAAGATTTGGCTAAACTACAAGCCGCCTTAGCCAAAACCGATGTTAATGCTAAAGATAGTTTTGGTATTACCCCGCTGGGGTTAGCGGTAAGTTATGGCCAGCTTCATACGGTGGCTGTCTTGTTAACCAACGGAGCTAATATAAAGGCTACCAATAACTACGGGGCTACGGCTATCCATGCTACTACCAAATTAGCCGCCGGCCCCAATAAAGAAGATATACTCACTTTACTTTTAGAGCACGGGGCCGATATTAATGCCAAAGATAATTATGGGCAAACCGCTTTACATATAGAGGCGCGCTTTGGCCAGCTACCGGCTTTAGAGTATCTCTTAAAACACGGTGCAGCCATTAACCAGCTGGATAACAAAGGGGCTGCCGCCTTAAATTATGCCGTGTTAAGGGGCGATACCTCATTAGTTTACAGCTTATTAATGGCCGGCGCTAAAAGTAATATTATTGATGGTTATGGCCGCCCCCTTGAAGATTGGGTTTCGCCAACCGATAAAATTATGCTAAAGTTAATACGTAACTTTAAGTTAGTGCAATCTATCGCTAAAGGCAGCGCCTTAGAGGATATTGACGACCTGCTGCACAAAGGGGCCGATGTTAATAGCTTTAGTTTTGAGGGCACACCGGCTTTACATTTAGCTATTACCCACCAAGATAGTTCTATTTTGGTTAAACTACTCTTAGAAAGCGGCGCCCAAATTAACTTAACCGATAACTTAGGCCATACGGCTTTACATTTAGCGTCTTTACATAATAAAATAGAATTAATCGATTTACTGCTAAGTTACGGTATTAAAATTAATGGGCGTAATAATAACGGTTTTACAGCCCTTGAGTTAGCCGAGCAGAATAACTTTAGCGAATTGGCCGCTCTTTTACAGCAGCGCGGCGCACACGGCCAGCTTTCTAAAGGAACACTTGCTAATAATGAGGTAAAAAAAGAAACCACAAAAAATAAAGATGGCTACGAAGAATCGCCTTTACACCGTTTAATAAAAAAACAAGCGGCGGCTCAACCTAAAAATGATTAG
- a CDS encoding restriction endonuclease produces MNKLYYGDNLDILKLLTKQYPQGFIDLIYIDPPFNSARNYNMLFEDLVAEAVDGKHTALKEAFSDTWSNVSLSHELEEIKGYADMPLLYDFLHGNRKIFTEAQMSYLIMMAHRLYYMHKLLKDTGSLCLHCDPTMSHYLKILLDIIFELKNFQNEIIWQRTNAHSDAKKRFTKVSDTIFFYSKSENYFFKPLYTELDEKYIKDFYKHNDNDGKGIYRLGDLSKPSPTSGYNYNYKGYAPPKNGWRCPPETMQKWDEKGLIYFPKQKTGRLAFKRYLSNSKGKLLGNVWADIPNAQGQQRLGYPTQKPEKLLERIITSLSDEGSLVADFFCGCGTTVTVAERLGRKWLGVDINHLAISLIEEKRLKPLKANYEVIGFPRDIASAEKLARDNKDKFERWLVEYVLQGHKTKATGDGGIDGHVVYNMGDKKVRAVIEIKGGNVTIAQIRAFKDSIGKFNADFGVFVGFDKYFTKGMYSEADDLGFIDIKTSLFHFGHIKKMYLITVEEILAGAMPQELVLLSQNITY; encoded by the coding sequence CCCGTAACTACAATATGCTCTTTGAAGACTTAGTGGCCGAAGCGGTAGATGGTAAACATACGGCCTTAAAGGAAGCCTTTAGCGATACTTGGAGTAATGTCAGCCTAAGCCACGAGTTAGAAGAAATTAAAGGTTACGCCGATATGCCTTTGCTCTACGATTTTTTACATGGTAATCGTAAAATATTTACCGAAGCCCAAATGAGTTATTTAATTATGATGGCGCACCGTTTATATTATATGCATAAATTACTAAAAGATACAGGGAGTTTGTGCTTACACTGTGACCCTACGATGAGCCATTACTTAAAGATATTACTAGATATAATCTTTGAATTAAAAAACTTTCAAAACGAAATTATCTGGCAACGCACTAATGCTCATAGCGACGCTAAAAAACGTTTTACTAAGGTAAGCGATACCATCTTTTTTTATAGTAAAAGTGAAAATTATTTTTTTAAGCCGCTGTATACCGAGCTTGATGAAAAATATATAAAAGATTTTTACAAACACAACGATAATGATGGCAAAGGTATTTATCGTTTAGGTGATTTAAGTAAGCCTTCTCCAACCTCTGGGTACAATTACAACTATAAGGGCTATGCACCACCTAAAAATGGTTGGCGTTGCCCGCCGGAAACTATGCAAAAATGGGACGAAAAAGGGCTCATTTATTTCCCTAAGCAAAAAACAGGCCGTTTGGCCTTTAAGCGTTATTTAAGTAATAGTAAAGGCAAGTTACTTGGTAATGTATGGGCCGATATTCCTAATGCGCAAGGTCAACAACGACTTGGTTATCCCACGCAAAAACCCGAGAAGCTTTTAGAGCGTATTATAACTTCATTGAGTGATGAGGGCAGTTTAGTGGCCGATTTTTTCTGCGGTTGCGGCACTACCGTAACAGTGGCCGAAAGACTGGGTCGTAAGTGGCTGGGGGTAGATATTAACCATTTAGCCATTAGTTTGATAGAAGAAAAACGTTTAAAACCTTTAAAAGCCAACTACGAAGTGATTGGCTTTCCGCGTGATATAGCCAGCGCCGAAAAGCTTGCTCGTGATAACAAAGATAAATTTGAGCGTTGGTTGGTAGAATATGTGTTGCAAGGGCACAAAACTAAAGCCACAGGTGATGGTGGTATTGATGGCCATGTAGTTTACAATATGGGTGATAAAAAGGTGCGGGCCGTTATCGAGATAAAGGGCGGCAATGTTACTATTGCTCAAATACGGGCCTTTAAGGATAGTATAGGTAAATTTAATGCCGATTTTGGTGTCTTTGTGGGTTTTGATAAATATTTTACCAAAGGTATGTATAGCGAGGCCGATGATTTAGGGTTTATAGATATAAAAACTTCGCTTTTTCATTTTGGGCATATCAAAAAAATGTATCTTATTACGGTAGAAGAAATACTAGCAGGCGCTATGCCGCAAGAGCTAGTTTTGCTTTCTCAAAATATTACTTATTAA
- a CDS encoding peptide ABC transporter substrate-binding protein — translation MKKYLYLFILLSFNLGFTSCGQVHHQEVEFIFVNGIEPTSLDPTQIWSIAERRIMHALFAGLTTYDKYGNVIPQLAESWQISDDGLTIIFNIRQGLTFSDGHPLTAHEVIASLQSMLNPATAWPGAAALILEYLDGEAALTGQIPANEARAWQLLDSYTIRHNRLTPIEVPDFGSTEHMIRPMHVVNAYGNQWTRPENFVASGPFTLQSWLPQDRLILVPNELYFNRSNVFIDKLVILALSDQTAAFNALRNGEVDWIIGIPPGLGAEPMFRDDWQPGPTMSTVNFAFNTVHLNLQDVRVRQALALAIDRAVLVALPFLAGGQLPVHGFVPLATTGAGPYFYTHLDNSNINNDLYNPQLARQLLAEAGFAGGDGLGTLTFLYNTNEVTRLIAEFVAHSWQTELGINVQLINMEWNSFLANRSHPDTQIFFFSWTSPANTPIYHLRIFMTGDRNNFFNYSNPQVDELLARALTLPVSQERTALMQQAEEIIIIEDQAVLPLFNNTVSNFINLDKWDGWAINPLNWHMWEGIRPR, via the coding sequence ATGAAAAAATATCTTTATCTCTTTATTTTATTAAGTTTTAATTTAGGGTTTACCTCTTGCGGGCAAGTTCATCATCAAGAAGTAGAGTTTATCTTTGTTAATGGTATAGAACCTACCTCGCTCGACCCTACGCAAATTTGGAGTATCGCCGAAAGGCGCATTATGCACGCCTTATTTGCCGGCCTTACCACCTACGATAAATACGGTAATGTTATTCCGCAGCTGGCCGAAAGCTGGCAGATTAGCGATGATGGGCTAACTATCATCTTTAACATTAGGCAAGGACTAACTTTTAGCGATGGCCACCCGCTTACCGCCCACGAGGTAATAGCCAGTCTGCAAAGTATGCTTAACCCGGCTACGGCGTGGCCCGGTGCCGCTGCCCTTATCTTAGAGTACCTTGATGGCGAAGCCGCTTTAACCGGGCAAATACCGGCTAACGAGGCCCGAGCTTGGCAGCTACTGGATAGCTACACCATTAGGCACAATCGCCTTACCCCGATAGAGGTGCCCGATTTTGGCAGTACCGAACACATGATTAGGCCGATGCATGTTGTTAATGCTTACGGTAACCAGTGGACACGGCCCGAAAACTTTGTGGCCAGCGGCCCCTTTACTTTGCAAAGCTGGCTGCCGCAAGACCGGTTAATTTTAGTTCCTAACGAGCTCTATTTTAACCGTAGTAATGTTTTTATCGATAAGTTAGTTATTTTAGCCTTAAGCGATCAAACGGCTGCTTTTAATGCTCTGCGTAACGGTGAGGTAGATTGGATAATAGGCATACCGCCGGGCTTGGGGGCAGAGCCGATGTTTAGAGACGATTGGCAGCCCGGCCCAACAATGAGCACCGTCAACTTTGCTTTTAACACGGTGCACCTTAATTTGCAAGATGTTAGAGTGCGGCAGGCTTTAGCCCTAGCCATAGATAGAGCGGTTTTAGTGGCATTGCCGTTTTTAGCCGGCGGTCAGCTGCCGGTACACGGTTTTGTTCCTTTAGCTACCACCGGCGCCGGCCCGTATTTTTACACACATTTAGATAATAGTAATATTAATAACGATTTATATAACCCACAGTTGGCTAGGCAATTATTAGCCGAAGCCGGTTTTGCCGGCGGAGATGGGCTGGGTACCTTAACTTTTTTATATAACACTAACGAGGTTACGCGCTTAATAGCCGAATTTGTCGCTCATAGCTGGCAAACCGAGCTGGGTATTAATGTGCAGTTAATTAATATGGAGTGGAACAGTTTTTTAGCTAACCGCAGCCACCCCGATACTCAAATTTTCTTTTTTAGCTGGACTTCGCCGGCCAATACTCCTATCTATCACTTGCGTATTTTTATGACGGGCGACCGTAACAATTTTTTTAATTATAGCAACCCGCAGGTAGATGAGTTATTGGCTAGGGCATTAACGCTGCCGGTTAGCCAAGAGCGCACGGCTTTAATGCAGCAAGCCGAAGAAATTATCATTATAGAAGACCAAGCGGTGCTGCCGCTGTTTAATAATACAGTTAGTAACTTTATTAACCTTGATAAATGGGACGGCTGGGCGATTAACCCGCTTAACTGGCACATGTGGGAAGGCATTAGGCCGCGCTAA